The nucleotide window CTAGTTTATTGTTAATAAGTGTTATTATTATTTTAATAAAACCATCCTATATTCACAAAGCTCATCCAGAGTTAAGCAATGTATGAAAGCATACGTATTAATTAATAAGGGAGGAGTTGCTTTGAGCAAACTAAAAATCTTAATTAATATTTGTGCTGCCTGTGTATGGGTAGCAAGCTGCTCTACCTCTTCTCCTGATTGGGCTTATAATTTTGTTGTTTGGAATGACTTTATGTATGTGGTAAGCGATGAATATACAGAGAATATAGGTGGTGTAATAGGTGAAGTCACTAAATTTTCTGACTCAGAAGGTATTTATTCTGGGAACTTTTCGAATAAGCTTGAAGAAGGTACTAAATATTATGAAGTGGAGGGTGATAGTACAGATGTATCCATAGCCATTGAGGAGGGCTCTCGATACAGGATTGCATATCGAAATGGAGAATATAAGAAGTAGATTGTTATAAAAGTACAGCAATTAAAATTCCCTCCCTATAATTTTGACAAATGATTTTACACTGCTATTTTTCTTAATTCAAGGTGAATATTTATTAATCCGAAATTTATTTTTAATAATCGTTATTATTATTTTAATAAAGTAGCCTTCTATTCAAAACATTTATATAAAATAAAATACTCATAGAATAGCAAGGCTATTATAGTTAGGATGTGAAATTCGAAATCTTAAAAGTGATTTCGGATTTTTTTGTAGAATAATAATTACAGAATTTTCTGTACAAGGAATGTAAAATCGAATATATTATAAATTAACAAACTATTCAAAATAATGAATGCGGTTTCGAAACGATTGGTAACAGTTTTATTTTGACAACGAGGGGGCAGCTAGATGAGCCGAAAACAAATTCTTGAAGTGAGAGATTTAGAAACAAGCTTCTTTACTGACGATGGGAGAATTGCTGCTGTTGACCATATTAGCTTTTCTGTAGAGGAAGGTGAAATTCTAGCTATCGTAGGAGAGTCTGGCTGTGGCAAAAGCGTTACATCACTATCAATTATGGGGCTAGTGCCAAGTCCACCAGGGAAAATTACGAATGGTGAAATTTTATTGGATGGCAAAAACTTAGCTACTCTTTCTGAAAGAGAAATGCGGCGGATTAGAGGGAAGGATGTCGCAATGATATTTCAGGAGCCAATGACCTCTTTAAATCCATTATTTACAATTGGCAATCAAATGACAGAAGCAATACGTATTCATCATAAAAAATGGACAAAAAAGCAAGTACAGGAACGTGCAGTTGAAATGATGAAGCTAGTAGGCTTACCACGCGCAGAGGAATTGCTCAAGGAGTATCCCCATCAATTATCTGGCGGGATGAGACAAAGGGTAATGATCGCGATGGCACTTGTTTGCGATCCGAAGGTATTGATAGCAGACGAGCCAACAACGGCATTAGACGTAACAATCCAAGCGCAAATTTTAAAGTTGATGAAAGAATTAAATACAAGATTACAAACAGCTGTTTTGTTAATTACACACGATTTAGGCGTTGTCGCTGAAACATGCGAGCGCGTTATTGTGATGTACGCTGGACAAATTGTAGAGCAAGCACCTGTCCAAGAAATTTTTGAAAATCCGCAGCATCCATATACAAAAGGGCTAATTCAATCAGTACCCGATATGCGTTATAAAAAGGATGCACTTTATTCCATTCCAGGCAATGTACCAAAGCCTGGCTCCATTCAACAAGGCTGCCGTTTTGCACCACGCTGTGAGTATGCATTCGAACGTTGTCACATGGAAAACCCAACGCTTTATAGCAAATCAGAGGTGCATACAGCACGCTGCTTTTTACTAGATGCAACTGCTGAAGGAGCGTTTCATGTGGAGATAGGAGGACAGGTTGATGGCGAACGTACTGTTGAAAGTTGAGAATTTAACGAAGTATTTTCCGATTCGAGCAGGAATGCTAGCTCGCAAAGTAGGGGATGTAAAAGCAGTCAACGACATATCATTTGAAGTATACGAGGGAGAAACATTAGGAATTGTAGGAGAGTCCGGTTGTGGAAAGTCAACAACAGGGCGTGTCATTATGCGCCTACATGAGCCGACAAGTGGAAAAATTACATTTGATGGTGTTGAATTGACTTCATTATCAAACGAGGAAATGCGCAAGGCGAGACGCGATATTCAAATGGTGTTTCAAGACCCATATGCGTCGTTAAACCCACGTCACACAATAGAAAAAATTTTGGAGGAGCCGTTAATTGTGCATGGTATTGGCACAGCTGAGGAGCGGCGACGCAAAGTGATTGAATACTTAGAAGTAGTTGGTTTAAGCGCCTATCATGCAAAGCGTTATCCACATCAATTTAGCGGTGGTCAACGTCAGCGTATCGGTATTGCAAGAGCCTTAATGACAAATCCGAAGCTGATTATTGCGGATGAGCCCGTATCAGCGCTGGATGTATCGATTCAGGCACAAGTTTTAAATTTAATGCAAAAGCTGCAAGAAGATTTAAAACTGACATATATTTTTATTGCACATGATTTAGGCGTTGTTCGTCATATTAGCGATCGCGTCGGTGTGATGTACCTTGGGAGAATGGTAGAGCTCGCAAATAGTGAGGATTTATATGCAGAGCCATTGCACCCCTATTCGCAAGCACTATTATCTGCTGTGCCAATTCCAGACCCTAATTATGAGCGTGAGCAAGTTATTTTAACAGGGGATATTCCAAGCCCTTCAAATCCGCCAACTGGCTGTGCTTTTCATACGCGTTGCCCAATGGCGATGGATATTTGTAAGCAGCAGGTTCCACAGTTTAAGGAAGCTAAAACAGGTCATTCTGTTGCCTGTCATTTGTATGAATGATAGGTAGCGATGATATATAGATATATAACATTTAGGAGGGGTTCATTTGAAAAAGAAATTTTGGCTACTCGGTTTTATGTTATTGGCACTTTCCATCTTTTTAGTAGCATGTGGTACTGATAAAGAGAATGAAGGTAATAGTTCTACACCAAGTACAGATAGTACAGATGATGGCGGTAAAGAGGAAGCTTCGTCAAAGCCTCAAATTTTAGTATTTGGTCGTGGCGGCGATTCCGTATCTTTAGATCCCGGAATCGTAACAGATGGTGAATCATTTAAAGTAACACAAAATCTTTTTGAGACATTATTAAACTTTGGTGAGGATGATACAACAATTCACCCTGGTTTAGCAAAAGAATGGAGCATTAGTGAAGATGGTTTAACCTACACATTCCAATTACAGGAAGGCGTTAAATTCCACGATGGCACGGACTTCAATGCAGAGGCAGTAGTGAAAAACGTCAACCGCTGGAAAGGTGGTAAGGAGGACGATTTCTATTACTTCAACTCAATGTTCAAAGCTGAAGGGCAAGATATTATTGCAGATGTAAAGGCTGAAGGTGATTATACAGTTGTTTTCACATTATCCCGTCAGCAAGCACCATTCTTAAAAAATCTTGCGATGAGTCCGTTCGGTATTGCATCTCCAACTGCATTTGAAGCAGCAGGTGATAAGTTTGGAGACGAACCAGTAGGAACAGGTCCATTTAAATTTGTCGATTGGAAGCGCAATGATTCAATTACAATTGAAAAGTTTGCTGATTACTGGCAAGAGGGGCTACCAAAACTTGATAAAGTTATTTTCCGTTCAATTCCAGATAACTCAGCACGCTTAAATGATTTAGTAGCAGGTAATATTGATTTAGCTGATGGTATTAATCCATCTGATGGCGCAACGATTGAATCAAACGCAGCTTTACAGTTAATTGAGCGACCATCTATGAATATTGGTTACTTAGGTTTAACGAGCACACGTAAACCATTCGATAATAAATTAGTACGTCAAGCGGTAAACTATGCAATAGATAAACAAGCAATTGTGGATGCATTCTTTGAAGGGCGTGCTGAAGTAGCGAAAAATCCAATGCCACCTTCAATTAGCGGTTACAATGATGATATCGAAGCATACCCATATGATCCAGAAAAAGCAAAAGCTTTATTAGCTGAAGCGGGCTATGATGGTGCACCAATCGAGCTTTGGGCAATGCCTGTACCACGTCCATATATGCCGGACGGTGCAAAAGTAGCAGAAGTTATCCAAAAAAATCTTGAGGATGTAGGCATGCCAGCGAAAATTGTCACATATGAATGGGCAACGTATTTAGATAAAGCGAAAAACGGTGAAGCAGATGCATTTATGCTAGGTTGGACAGGTGATAATGGTGACGCTGACAACTTTATCTATACTTTATTAGATGAAGACAATATTGGCAGCAACAACTACACGTACTTCAAAAATGATGAAATGCATAAATTGTTAATTCAAGCACAGTCTGAAACTGATGAAAATGTACGTAACGAGCTTTACAAGCAAGCACAAGTAATCATTCATGAAGAAGCACCATGGGTTCCTTTAGCGCACTCAACACCATTGCTTGGTGCAAAGGCAGAAGTGAAAGGCTTTAAAGCGCATCCAACAGGCTCTGACAAATTATTAAATGTATCAATTGAATAGAAATTAGTAGAATAGGGCTATCGAAAAGGTCTTACCTTTCCTGATAGCCCAATCTTCTATATGAAGTAGATAGATTTAGTATTTTTGAGAATATAACCATTTTGACGCAATGACAACTTAGTGTTTGAAAAGTGGTGTATTCGTCTACTTTTTCAACACTGCTACTAACAACAAGATTTTATGGAGAGGTGAAGAATCATGCTTCACTATATTGGCAAACGTTTGTTACATTTAATACCAGTGTTACTTGGGATGACATTTATTGTATTTTTAATTATTCGAGCAATTCCAGGAGATCCAGCACAAGTAATTTTAGGACAGCAAGCAACAGCTGAAGCAATTGCTGCATTACGTGATAAGCTCGGCTTAAATAATCCTTGGTACATACAATACTTCGATTATTTAAAAGGCATCTTTACAGGGGATTTAGGTGAATCTTTACGAACGAGACAGGCAATTGTAACAGAAGTATGGCCTTATTTAGCTGCAACATTTGAACTAGCTATTTTTGCGATGATTATTGCTGTTATTGTTGGAATGAATGCAGGTATTATTTCAGCATGGTTTCAAAATTCATGGTTCGATTATATTGCGATGGTTATCGCACTAATTGGCGTATCTATGCCGATTTTTTGGCTAGGTTTAATGGAACAATGGATTTTTAGTGTGAATTTAGGTTGGTTACCAACATCCGGTCGTGAAGAGGTGCGGGATCCTGTAACGGCAATTACGCATTTATATTTAATTGATACGTTAATGCAAGGGCGTTTTGATCAATTTATTGTGACGATAAAGCATTTAATTTTACCTGGACTTGCACTAGCTACAATTCCAACAGCGATTATTGCACGTATGACAAGAGCTTCAATGTTGGAAGTAATGCGCTCAGATTATGTGCGTACAGCACGCTCAAAAGGGCAAAAAATGTTTGTTGTTATTTATAAGCATGCGCTGAAAAATGCATTAATTCCTGTATTAACAATCGTTGGTTTACAGATGGGGATGCTATTAGGTGGAGCTATTTTAACGGAAACCATTTTTAGCTGGCCAGGCATTGGTCGCTATATATATGAGGCAATAGGTTATCGTGACTATCCAGTCATTCAGTCCGGTATTTTAATCGTAGCCTTTTTATTCATCATGATTAATTTGATTGTTGATATTTTATACACTGTCATTGATTCAAGGATCAAATACAACTAGAGGAGGGGAAAATATGTCTGAAATTGCAACAAAACCAAATGTGAATATGGCTCAGCAAGACAAAGTTGCTGGACCTTGGAAAGAGGCATGGCGCAGCTTTCGTAAAAATAAATCAGCGCTAATTGGAACAGCTATTGTCATATTTTTCATCCTTCTAGCCATTATAGGTCCAATATTTGCGCCACAGGGCATTAACGATCAAAATTTATCGCAACGTTTATTGCCACCATCATCTGAATTTTGGTTTGGCACGGACGATTTAGGTAGAGATATTTTTTCACGTATTTTGCATGGTGCACGTATTTCTTTAACAGTTGGATTCTTTGCGGTTATTTTATCTGCAACAGCAGGGAGCTTTTTAGGAATTATTGCAGGTTACTATGGCAGATGGATTGATACAATTATTTCACGTATTTTTGATATTATGCTAGCATTCCCTAGCATTTTATTAGCCATTGCAGTTGTATCGATTTTAGGTCCATCTTTACGCAATGCATTAATTGCCATTGCTATTATTAATATACCTAACTTTGGGCGTTTAATTCGTTCGCGAGTATTATCAATTAAAGAAGAGGAATATATTCATGCAGCGAAAGCTGTCGGTATGAAAAATGCACGTATTTTATGGCGGCATATTTTGCCCAATTCTATGACGCCTGTTATCGTACAAGGAACTTTAGCAATTGCAACAGCGATTATTGAAGCAGCAGCATTAGGCTTTTTAGGGTTAGGCGCTGAAGCACCACAGCCTGAATGGGGAAAAATGCTTGCAGATGCACGGATTTTCTTATTGAATGCACCATGGGCAATGATATTTCCTGGTCTTGCGATTATGCTGACGGTTGTCGGCTTTAATTTAATGGGTGATGGCTTGCGAGATGCGCTTGATCCGAAGATGAAAAATTAAAAGAAGGCGGGTGGAAAAGGAACTCCTTTTCCACCCGCCTTCTTCATTAATAAAAATCGGTCTCTAAATCAATATTTGCCTCTTCGCTATGGTAGTTTCGATAAGCCATAATTAATCTATCTAAATGCTCTAAGTTTTCCTCATAATCTAAAATACGCGATAAAATATAAAGCAAATGATAGCTTGAAAACTCTTCTTCACCCTCTGTTTCCTTGGCGATTGTAATTTGTTTAATAAATAAATCCATTACTTCCGTGCGCTGTAGATGCTCCTCATGTCGCACCCATGAAGAATGGTCTGCCCGTAGTTTACCCGTAAATTTCAAGAGAAGCTGTTCATGGTATGTTAACAATAAATCGATGCGCTCTTGAATTAACATAAGAATAGAGGATGGTAAATGTGATAATTCATTTTCATGCTTGTGCAGACGCTGCAACAGCTCTAAACTTTTTTGAGATACGGTAATCATTTGACGATAAATTACAAGCTTTCTTGCTTTCACATATTTTTGATTTTTAATATAGCGACGTTCTTCTTTATATAGCTCATACAGCACTTCAATTTGAGAAAGTCGTGATTTTAACTTAGTTAAAGCCGTTTTTGTTGATGTATGCTCACTTGCTTGACGAACGGCAAGACGTGCCCAGCGAATAATATCATCCTGCGTAGAATCAATGCTTGTAAATAGCTTAATTTCGTAGCGAGGTGGTAAGAAAACCAGATTGACAATAAACGCCGCGAACACGCCGACCATGACCGTTGTAAAACGAATAAGCGCAAAGGTTAAAAAGTCATCTCCTTGAAACTCCATAATCGCAACAACTGTTACGAGTGCTAGCGTTAAGGATTTTTCCAACTTAAACTTCATCATAATCCCGATCACAAGTATTGCAGCGATGCCGATTGCTACTAGCTGATGACCAAATAATAGACCGAATACAACCGCTACAACCGCACCAATTAAGTTTCCTTGCACTTGCTCTAAAATGGTTAAATATGAGCGATAAATAGATGGCTGAATGGCAAAAATAGCAGCAATTCCAGCGAATACAGGTGATGGTAGATTACATAATTCAGCTAAAAATAGAGCAAAAACAATTGCCACACCTGTTTTTAAAATGCGAGCACCGAATTTCATACTAGGGCTCCCCCTTTTCATTTAGTTAAAGCCCAATTAGCCTCTAAAAGATGAAAGAATCGCATTCTTTCACTTGTTAAGCTTGACGAGTAAGGAAACAGAATTGTTATTGATTAGAGCTCCACTTTATAGCTGTGAAAAGGCATAATCAACTGCTGCGAGTGTTTCTATAATATCATCCTCTGTATGCTCAGTCGTTAAGAACCAAGCCTCATACTTAGAAGGAGCTAAATTGATACCTTGTGAAAGCATAAGCTTGAAGAAGCGACCGAAAATTTCACCATCAGCTTTTTCTGCTTGCTCATAATTTACTACCTTTTCATCTGTAAAGTAAATAGTTAATGCACCTTTTAGGCGATTTACCGTAATCGTTATGTCATGCTTCTTGGCAGCTTCTAAAATACCCTTTTCTAAAATAGCACCAAGTCGATCCATTTCCTCATAAATCCCCGGTTGCTTCAGTACTTCTAAACATGCGATACCTGCCTGCATAGAGGCAGGATTTCCAGCCATTGTACCTGCTTGATAAGCTGGTCCTAATGGTGCGACTGTTTCCATAATTTCCTTTTTTCCGCCATATGCACCGATTGGAAGACCACCCCCAATTACTTTGCCAAGTGCTACTAAATCAGGTGTCAAACCAAGCATCGTATGTGCAGCCCCATAATGGAAGCGGAATGCTGTAATAATTTCATCATGAATTGTTAACGCCCCATATTCTTTAGCCATTTCATGTACAAGCTCTAAAAAGCCTGGCTTTGGCTCAACGATACCGAAATTGCCAACAATCGGCTCGATTAAAATACCTGCTATTTGCTCACCCCAACGCTCCATTGCATGTTTAAATGCCTCTGGATCATTGAATGGTACTGTAATGACCTCTGTTGCGACGCTCTCAGGTACACCAGCAGAGTCAGGTGAGCCTAATGTGGCTGGGCCAGAACCAGCAGCTACTAATACTTGGTCAAAATGACCATGGTAACAGCCAGCAAATTTAATCATTTTTGTGCGACCAGTGTAAGCACGAGCAATACGAACTGTTGTCATCACCGCCTCTGTTCCAGAGTTGTTAAAGCGAACTTTATCTAATGTTGGAATCGCTTCTTTAAGCATTTTGGCAAATGTTACTTCATGCTCTGTTGCTGTACCAAAAAGCACACCTGTCTCAGCTGCATGTGCAATTGCTTTTGCGATATGCGGATGGCCATGTCCAGTAACGATGGGACCATATGCTGCTAAATAATCGATATAGCGGTTGCCATCAATATCATAAAAATAAGCACCTTTCCCGTATGCCATTGCGACAGGCGCACCACCACCAACCGCTTTATAAGAGCGCGATGGGCTGTTAACACCACCGACGATATGTTGTAATGCTTCTTCATGTAAAGCTTCTGATTTTGCGTATCTCATGTTTGTTCCTCCAAATAATTTAATTCCTCTCTATTGTAGACCGAATTTTCATTTCATGCCAAAGAATTTGAAAGGTTTCGCATAGTTCGGTACGATAGAGGAGAGAGGAGTGGTAACAGTGACATTATTACATACACAAGCACCAAATTTTACATTGAATAATGAGCAAGGACAGCCAGTGCAATTAAGTGATTTTTTAGGAAAGAATGTGGTGCTATATTTCTACCCTAAAGATATGACGCCAGGCTGCACAACAGAAGCTTGTGATTTCCGTGATGCCTATGCTGATTTTTCAAAGTTAAATGCAGTTATTTTAGGTATTAGCGCAGATGATGCGAAAAAGCATACGAAGTTTATTGAAAAGTATAATTTACCTTTTTCATTATTAGTAGATAGTGACCACTCGGTAGCAGAGGCTTATGGTGTGTGGGTGCTGAAAAAAATGTATGGCCGAGAATTTATGGGTATAGAGCGTTCAACCTTTTTAATTAATGAAAAAGGGGTTATCGCAAAAGAATGGCGCAAAGTACGTGTGAAAAATCATATTGAGGATGTTTTAACCTATTTACAAGATGGAGGCGAAGAGTAATGCAAGTATATTTTACATTCGAACCAAGAGAAGATTTGCGAAAGCCTTTAGTGGCAGAGTTTCCGGAAGTAAATTTTGTATTTGATGCGAAGTTGCGTGAAGAGCAATTAGCAGAAGCTGAAATTGTCTTTACATATGGGGAAGATTTAACAACGGAAAATATTGCACTTGCTAATAAATTGCAATGGATTTTCGTTGCATCAGCTGGCGTAGAAAAAATGCCTGCTCAAGCGATTGCTGAGCGTGATATTGCCGTTTCAAATGTACGTGGCATTCATAAAAGACCGATGACAGAATCGGTGTTAGCCCATATTTTAGCATTGAAGCGCGGTTTGCCTTTTATTTATGAGCAGCAGAAGAAGGGTGAGTGGAATAAAAAGACGAGCCTTTCAGAGTTAAATGGCTCTACTGCTTTAATTATTGGCCCAGGTGCAATTGGTGCGGAGATTGGTCGTATTTTACAGGCATTTGGTGTGCATACAATTGGCTGTAATCGTAGTGGACAGCCGGTTGAATCAATGGGCGAAACGCATATGATTAAAGATTTGCATGAGCATTTGCCAAAAGCAGATATCGTTATTTCCATGTTGCCAAGCACTGAAGAAACAAAACATTTACTGACATATGAGCATTTTGAGTTGATGAAAGACACAGCTATTTTCATGAATTTTGGTCGAGGCAATGTAGTGAAGGAAGACGAGCTAGTACGTGCGCTAAAAAATAAGTTAATCGGACATGCGGTTTT belongs to Lysinibacillus louembei and includes:
- a CDS encoding ABC transporter ATP-binding protein — protein: MSRKQILEVRDLETSFFTDDGRIAAVDHISFSVEEGEILAIVGESGCGKSVTSLSIMGLVPSPPGKITNGEILLDGKNLATLSEREMRRIRGKDVAMIFQEPMTSLNPLFTIGNQMTEAIRIHHKKWTKKQVQERAVEMMKLVGLPRAEELLKEYPHQLSGGMRQRVMIAMALVCDPKVLIADEPTTALDVTIQAQILKLMKELNTRLQTAVLLITHDLGVVAETCERVIVMYAGQIVEQAPVQEIFENPQHPYTKGLIQSVPDMRYKKDALYSIPGNVPKPGSIQQGCRFAPRCEYAFERCHMENPTLYSKSEVHTARCFLLDATAEGAFHVEIGGQVDGERTVES
- a CDS encoding ABC transporter ATP-binding protein, whose product is MANVLLKVENLTKYFPIRAGMLARKVGDVKAVNDISFEVYEGETLGIVGESGCGKSTTGRVIMRLHEPTSGKITFDGVELTSLSNEEMRKARRDIQMVFQDPYASLNPRHTIEKILEEPLIVHGIGTAEERRRKVIEYLEVVGLSAYHAKRYPHQFSGGQRQRIGIARALMTNPKLIIADEPVSALDVSIQAQVLNLMQKLQEDLKLTYIFIAHDLGVVRHISDRVGVMYLGRMVELANSEDLYAEPLHPYSQALLSAVPIPDPNYEREQVILTGDIPSPSNPPTGCAFHTRCPMAMDICKQQVPQFKEAKTGHSVACHLYE
- a CDS encoding ABC transporter substrate-binding protein, giving the protein MLLALSIFLVACGTDKENEGNSSTPSTDSTDDGGKEEASSKPQILVFGRGGDSVSLDPGIVTDGESFKVTQNLFETLLNFGEDDTTIHPGLAKEWSISEDGLTYTFQLQEGVKFHDGTDFNAEAVVKNVNRWKGGKEDDFYYFNSMFKAEGQDIIADVKAEGDYTVVFTLSRQQAPFLKNLAMSPFGIASPTAFEAAGDKFGDEPVGTGPFKFVDWKRNDSITIEKFADYWQEGLPKLDKVIFRSIPDNSARLNDLVAGNIDLADGINPSDGATIESNAALQLIERPSMNIGYLGLTSTRKPFDNKLVRQAVNYAIDKQAIVDAFFEGRAEVAKNPMPPSISGYNDDIEAYPYDPEKAKALLAEAGYDGAPIELWAMPVPRPYMPDGAKVAEVIQKNLEDVGMPAKIVTYEWATYLDKAKNGEADAFMLGWTGDNGDADNFIYTLLDEDNIGSNNYTYFKNDEMHKLLIQAQSETDENVRNELYKQAQVIIHEEAPWVPLAHSTPLLGAKAEVKGFKAHPTGSDKLLNVSIE
- a CDS encoding ABC transporter permease translates to MLHYIGKRLLHLIPVLLGMTFIVFLIIRAIPGDPAQVILGQQATAEAIAALRDKLGLNNPWYIQYFDYLKGIFTGDLGESLRTRQAIVTEVWPYLAATFELAIFAMIIAVIVGMNAGIISAWFQNSWFDYIAMVIALIGVSMPIFWLGLMEQWIFSVNLGWLPTSGREEVRDPVTAITHLYLIDTLMQGRFDQFIVTIKHLILPGLALATIPTAIIARMTRASMLEVMRSDYVRTARSKGQKMFVVIYKHALKNALIPVLTIVGLQMGMLLGGAILTETIFSWPGIGRYIYEAIGYRDYPVIQSGILIVAFLFIMINLIVDILYTVIDSRIKYN
- a CDS encoding ABC transporter permease, which translates into the protein MSEIATKPNVNMAQQDKVAGPWKEAWRSFRKNKSALIGTAIVIFFILLAIIGPIFAPQGINDQNLSQRLLPPSSEFWFGTDDLGRDIFSRILHGARISLTVGFFAVILSATAGSFLGIIAGYYGRWIDTIISRIFDIMLAFPSILLAIAVVSILGPSLRNALIAIAIINIPNFGRLIRSRVLSIKEEEYIHAAKAVGMKNARILWRHILPNSMTPVIVQGTLAIATAIIEAAALGFLGLGAEAPQPEWGKMLADARIFLLNAPWAMIFPGLAIMLTVVGFNLMGDGLRDALDPKMKN
- a CDS encoding FUSC family protein — its product is MKFGARILKTGVAIVFALFLAELCNLPSPVFAGIAAIFAIQPSIYRSYLTILEQVQGNLIGAVVAVVFGLLFGHQLVAIGIAAILVIGIMMKFKLEKSLTLALVTVVAIMEFQGDDFLTFALIRFTTVMVGVFAAFIVNLVFLPPRYEIKLFTSIDSTQDDIIRWARLAVRQASEHTSTKTALTKLKSRLSQIEVLYELYKEERRYIKNQKYVKARKLVIYRQMITVSQKSLELLQRLHKHENELSHLPSSILMLIQERIDLLLTYHEQLLLKFTGKLRADHSSWVRHEEHLQRTEVMDLFIKQITIAKETEGEEEFSSYHLLYILSRILDYEENLEHLDRLIMAYRNYHSEEANIDLETDFY
- a CDS encoding glutamate-1-semialdehyde 2,1-aminomutase, which produces MRYAKSEALHEEALQHIVGGVNSPSRSYKAVGGGAPVAMAYGKGAYFYDIDGNRYIDYLAAYGPIVTGHGHPHIAKAIAHAAETGVLFGTATEHEVTFAKMLKEAIPTLDKVRFNNSGTEAVMTTVRIARAYTGRTKMIKFAGCYHGHFDQVLVAAGSGPATLGSPDSAGVPESVATEVITVPFNDPEAFKHAMERWGEQIAGILIEPIVGNFGIVEPKPGFLELVHEMAKEYGALTIHDEIITAFRFHYGAAHTMLGLTPDLVALGKVIGGGLPIGAYGGKKEIMETVAPLGPAYQAGTMAGNPASMQAGIACLEVLKQPGIYEEMDRLGAILEKGILEAAKKHDITITVNRLKGALTIYFTDEKVVNYEQAEKADGEIFGRFFKLMLSQGINLAPSKYEAWFLTTEHTEDDIIETLAAVDYAFSQL
- the bcp gene encoding thioredoxin-dependent thiol peroxidase gives rise to the protein MTLLHTQAPNFTLNNEQGQPVQLSDFLGKNVVLYFYPKDMTPGCTTEACDFRDAYADFSKLNAVILGISADDAKKHTKFIEKYNLPFSLLVDSDHSVAEAYGVWVLKKMYGREFMGIERSTFLINEKGVIAKEWRKVRVKNHIEDVLTYLQDGGEE
- a CDS encoding D-2-hydroxyacid dehydrogenase; translation: MQVYFTFEPREDLRKPLVAEFPEVNFVFDAKLREEQLAEAEIVFTYGEDLTTENIALANKLQWIFVASAGVEKMPAQAIAERDIAVSNVRGIHKRPMTESVLAHILALKRGLPFIYEQQKKGEWNKKTSLSELNGSTALIIGPGAIGAEIGRILQAFGVHTIGCNRSGQPVESMGETHMIKDLHEHLPKADIVISMLPSTEETKHLLTYEHFELMKDTAIFMNFGRGNVVKEDELVRALKNKLIGHAVLDVFEVEPLPANSELWKLDNVTVSPHFSSHSSRYVERALEIFKPSLKKWLNGERDLENKMDLLRGY